The DNA sequence AGTCTGTCCCGAACATACGGGAAAACCAACTTATAATCCTCAATCCGTTCATAAATATAGGCAATGGCTTCACTGTTTAAGAACGGCATATCACAGGCAGCCACGAAGACATAGTCATACTTAGCCACCGGAAGGATGGAATACAGCCCGCCCATCGGCCCTTTACCTTTGATTTGGTCTGCAACCGCCTGATAACCGTATCCAGAATATTGTTCAGGCTCCCTGCAGCTGATCAGGACTTCACTACAGATACTGTCCAGCACTTCCAGATTTCTTTCCAGAAGCGGTTTTCCGCCTATCTCAAGGAATGCCTTGTTCTGGCCCATTCTTTTGCTTT is a window from the Dehalobacter sp. DCA genome containing:
- a CDS encoding molybdenum cofactor guanylyltransferase, producing the protein MGVEKKKLEITGVLFAGGESKRMGQNKAFLEIGGKPLLERNLEVLDSICSEVLISCREPEQYSGYGYQAVADQIKGKGPMGGLYSILPVAKYDYVFVAACDMPFLNSEAIAYIYERIEDYKLVFPYVRDRLHPLHAFYHKNVLNVVEKRIKEDKLRLFDIADECRHKIANISEEMEGSMLKEMIEESFLNVNTPQEWELILQKIQ